The sequence GTACGAGCACAACGGCTACTACCATCAGATGCCGGACCAGGCGCCGTGGATCAAAGAGTGGCGGCCGGCGCGCTCGTGGCTGACCGGCGCGCCCGGCGTGGAAGCCAGCCAGGACGAAGCGAAGCAGTTCGCCGCCGACATCAAGGGCGAGCTGGAGAAGCGCGGCTTGCTCGGGGAGAAGCTCGGCCTGGGTGGCTTCGACGGCACCGCGCGGGAAGCTTTGATGAGCGCAGGGATCAAAAACATCGTCGATACCCGCCCGACGATGCTCGAAGCACGAGCGATCAAAAACGAAGACGAGATCAGTTGCCTCAAAATGATCGCCGCGATGGTGGACGGCGTGTGGTTCCGCGTCTGGGAAAACTTGAAGCCCGGGATGAAAGATTCGGACCTCGCCACGATCGGTTCCGCGGCGGGCTACGAGTTCGGCATGGAGAGCGCGGTCCCCGGCGGCTGGCGCACCGGGCCGACGACGTTCGACCGGGGATTCCATCAGTCGAGCCGCGTGATCCAAGTCGGCGATCTGGTGTACGGCTCATACTGCGGCGCGACCTACATGGGCTACGGGAGCTGCACCTATCGAACATTCATCGTCGGCCGAGAGCCGAACGATATAGAAAAGGACTGGTACAAGCGGCTGCGCGACCGGATCGACGCGATCATCGGCGAGATCAAACCCGGCAAGACGACGGCCGATGCCGCGAAGCACTTCCCGCCGGCCACGTCCTGGGGATATAAAGAAGAAGTCGAAGTCCTGGCGAGCGAGATCGGCCACGGCATCGGCCTCGGCACCAGCACGGGTTACGATATGCCGATCATCAACCGGCTGTGGTCGTTCAACCATCCGCAGGTTTTCGAAGAGGGAATGACGATCGCGGTGGAGTCGCGCGAAGGCGAGACGCGCGTCGGCGGGGTCAGACTGGAAAACATGCTGGTCGTTACCAAGGACGGCGCCGAGATCATGGACCGATTTCCGAGAGACGAGATTCTGGTGGCGCCAAGATGACGATAATTTTGATTTTTGAATGATGAATTTTGAATTGAAGAAGAAATCCCTTTTAATTCAAAACTCAAAATTAAAAATTCAACATTCTCCGAAGGAGGAATTATGTCTCAATTGCGTTGTCTGACGATCACGGCGAAAGAGCCGATTCGACTGGCCGATTTTTACCGCGAGGTCTTCGAGCTGAAAACGGTCGCGGAGAGCGAAGCATTGGTTCGCCTGTCGGACGGCGTCATGACGCTGGCCCTGGTGAAGGAGCAAGATGAGAGCGCGCGGGGGTTGCATGCGAGCGGCTTCGAGGTGCAGGACCTCGACGGCATAGCGGAGAAGGCGCAAAAAAGCGGCAAGGGCTCCGGCCCGTACAGCGAAGGGCAGGTGGCGGACCCCGACGGCAACCTCGTCGATCTCTCGCGACGGAGCTTCGGCGCATCGCAGGAGAGAACGCCGTTTCCGATCCGCCATCTCGCGCTCTACACCGCCGATCCGAAGAAGCTGTCCGATTTTTATGGCGGTATTTTTCAGATGAAGGAGGTCGCCTACTCCGACCGCTCCTCGATCTTCGTCTCAGACGGATATTTCAACGTCGCTTTGCTGTATCAGCGCGCGGGCGAGGAAAAAAACGGCCTCAACCATTTCGGCTTTCACGTCCAGGACCTCGAGGAGATGCGCGACCGGGCGGAGCGGGCCGGAGTCCGGCGCGGCGCCAAGCGACCGGACCGGATCCCGTTCGCGGAGTACCGATTACATGACCCCGAGGGAAACGGAATCGATATCTCGGTGAAGGGCTGGAAAACATGAACCAACCTGTGGCGAAAGTTTCATGCTTCGACAAGGTCAGCATGAACGGAAGAGGGAAAGAGCTGTGAATAATTGCTCCGTTCGCCCTGAGCCTTGTCGAAGGGCGGTGTTCGTAACGCTCCTTTCTCTATTTCTGAATCTTTATTCCACCGCCGATGCTGCGGACAAGATCGTCGCCGATTTCGGCGGGGTGTCGGGATTCCAGAGCGCCTCGTGGGTCGCCAAGGATCTCAAGCTGTTCGAAAAATACGGCCTCAACGTGGATCTGGTGATGATCACGGGCGGCGCGCGCTCGGTGGCGGCGCTCCTCGGCGGCAGCACACAGTTCGCCACCGGCTCGGGCACGGCGCCGCTCCAGGCTTACGCGCGCGGCTCCGACGTGGTCATCCTCGCCGCTTCCTACAACAAGTTTCCTTACTCGTTCGTGGTGAAGCCGGACATCCGTTCGCCGAAAGATTTGCGCGGGAAAAAAATCGGTATTCTCAACTTCGGCGGCTCCAACGACATCGCCCTGCAGCTCGCACTCAAGGAGTGGGGGCTCAAGCAGCAGGAGGTGAACGTGATGATAGGTGGAGACGCGCCGACGCGGCTTCTGTCACTGACGGTAGGATCGCTCGATGCAACGATTCTCTCGCCGCCGCATCTTACGATGGCCGTAAAGTCGGGCTATCGGGTCCTCGCCGATATGGGGGAGATGAGGGCCAATTTTTCTCAGTCTACGCTTTACGTCCGGCGCGGCTATCTGCGCGACAACCGCGACATCGTGAAGCGCTTCGTCAAGGCCTATTCCGAGGCGGTTCGAGTCATCAAGACGGATCGCGAGCGGATTCTCAAGATCTTCGCCCGCAGGATGCGGGTCGAGGATCAGGACATTCTCAACGACACCTACAGCTATTTCGGTCCGCGTTTTTCTTTCCCGCCGCGCGTGGACCTGCAGGGAATCAAAGACACGTTGGATTTTTACGCCGCGACCAGTCCCGAGATGCGAGGCCGCAAGCCGGAGGAGTTCGTCGATCACTCGATTCTCGACGAGCTCGAGAAGGAAGGGTTCTTCAAGGCGCTGGGATCGTGAGGTTACTTTTTTAATTCTTCGCCGGCCTTTTTCGCGAAGCTCCAGTCGGCCACGTCGGAGACGGCGACCGGCGCCGCGCTCTTGCGGGTCTCCTGGACCAGCCGGATCACGTTCTTCATCGTTTCATCCGGCGCAATCCCCGTCCGGCTGTATAATCCGGCCAAGTCGCGATAAATGCCGTCTCGAACCTCCGCGTCTTTGATGCCCCAGCTTTTTTCCATCAGTGATAGGACGTCGCTTTTACGAGTGCGAATGTAATCGATGCTCTTGCTCATTGCCTTTATCATCCTGACGATCTCCGGGCCTCTCTCTTTCATCTGGTCCGTATGCGCCGCCAGCCCGCCGAGAGGAATCTGCATCACGTCGTTGAAGGTCACGAGCTCATGGAAGCCCCTCTTCAGCCCGATCTTGTTGAACGGCGGTGTCAACATCGCGGCATGTATCGAGCCGCTCTCCAGTGCCTGGTAGCGGCTCGAGCTGCCGCCTATCTGCATATAGGTCACATCTTTTTCCGGATTCATGCCGTACTTTCTCAGGATCGTCACCACCTCGCTGTGGGGCGTGCCGCCGAAGCTGCTGATCCCGACGATCTTGCCCTTGAGGTCCTCGATTCTTTTGATGCTTGGACTCGTGACCAGGACGTGATCCGAGCCGTCCATGACCGACATGACGATGCGGACCGGCAGGCCCGCGAGCGCGGCGCCCACGAAATTGGAAAAGGTCCCGCCGTAATCGACGTTTTTGCTGAGCACGCCGTTGACCACGACCTGGTTCTGCATGATGACGACGAGGGCGTTCAGCCCCTCGCCTTTGAAAAAGCCTTTTTCCTCGGCAATGACAAACGGAAGGGAGTTGCTGCCGGTGCGCGTGGTCAGCCCGACGGTTATCCTGCGCTCTTGTGCCGGAAGGACGACTGGAAACGCCGCGGCGAGCGCGAGCGCCAGCGAAAAGTGGTTGAGAAGAATACGGGCCGCCTTCATCGCTCGACAAGATCCATGAGAACGCCGTCGGGGTCCGCAAGGGAGCGCGCGCCGATCATGCAGCTATCGATCTCGCGCTGGGTGACGGGACCGAACCTTCCCAGATCGATTTTCTTCGGCCGAGACTCGGGATGGGATCGACTCAACTCTTCCAGATCTTCTTCGGCTTGTTTTAAGCCCTCCACCTTGAAGCCGATGTGGTCCAGGCCTTCGGTCATCGAGCGGTAGGAGTTATTCTCGGTCGGGATGATGACGATCGACACCTTGCCGTCGCTCAGGCAGAGCTGGCCCTTCGAGGTGAGCCTCAGGGTTGAACCCTTCTCGGAGCCGCTCTCCACCGGCCGCAGCTCGAAGACATCCTGATAGAAGTCCGCCAACAGCGGCGGCCTGCCCGCGCGGATCGCCACGTGATGCAAGCGGCGCGGCTGCTCCCAGCCTTGTTCCAGATAG comes from Candidatus Binatia bacterium and encodes:
- a CDS encoding M24 family metallopeptidase, whose product is MVKFASKLMFGPESADWQERINMERMRLRRMERARKIMRKNGLAALLEANTQNVRYLTALRGFAYPMVRYVLFFAEHDPVMYEHNGYYHQMPDQAPWIKEWRPARSWLTGAPGVEASQDEAKQFAADIKGELEKRGLLGEKLGLGGFDGTAREALMSAGIKNIVDTRPTMLEARAIKNEDEISCLKMIAAMVDGVWFRVWENLKPGMKDSDLATIGSAAGYEFGMESAVPGGWRTGPTTFDRGFHQSSRVIQVGDLVYGSYCGATYMGYGSCTYRTFIVGREPNDIEKDWYKRLRDRIDAIIGEIKPGKTTADAAKHFPPATSWGYKEEVEVLASEIGHGIGLGTSTGYDMPIINRLWSFNHPQVFEEGMTIAVESREGETRVGGVRLENMLVVTKDGAEIMDRFPRDEILVAPR
- a CDS encoding VOC family protein, which translates into the protein MSQLRCLTITAKEPIRLADFYREVFELKTVAESEALVRLSDGVMTLALVKEQDESARGLHASGFEVQDLDGIAEKAQKSGKGSGPYSEGQVADPDGNLVDLSRRSFGASQERTPFPIRHLALYTADPKKLSDFYGGIFQMKEVAYSDRSSIFVSDGYFNVALLYQRAGEEKNGLNHFGFHVQDLEEMRDRAERAGVRRGAKRPDRIPFAEYRLHDPEGNGIDISVKGWKT
- a CDS encoding ABC transporter substrate-binding protein: MFVTLLSLFLNLYSTADAADKIVADFGGVSGFQSASWVAKDLKLFEKYGLNVDLVMITGGARSVAALLGGSTQFATGSGTAPLQAYARGSDVVILAASYNKFPYSFVVKPDIRSPKDLRGKKIGILNFGGSNDIALQLALKEWGLKQQEVNVMIGGDAPTRLLSLTVGSLDATILSPPHLTMAVKSGYRVLADMGEMRANFSQSTLYVRRGYLRDNRDIVKRFVKAYSEAVRVIKTDRERILKIFARRMRVEDQDILNDTYSYFGPRFSFPPRVDLQGIKDTLDFYAATSPEMRGRKPEEFVDHSILDELEKEGFFKALGS
- a CDS encoding ABC transporter substrate-binding protein, whose protein sequence is MKAARILLNHFSLALALAAAFPVVLPAQERRITVGLTTRTGSNSLPFVIAEEKGFFKGEGLNALVVIMQNQVVVNGVLSKNVDYGGTFSNFVGAALAGLPVRIVMSVMDGSDHVLVTSPSIKRIEDLKGKIVGISSFGGTPHSEVVTILRKYGMNPEKDVTYMQIGGSSSRYQALESGSIHAAMLTPPFNKIGLKRGFHELVTFNDVMQIPLGGLAAHTDQMKERGPEIVRMIKAMSKSIDYIRTRKSDVLSLMEKSWGIKDAEVRDGIYRDLAGLYSRTGIAPDETMKNVIRLVQETRKSAAPVAVSDVADWSFAKKAGEELKK
- a CDS encoding VOC family protein, whose translation is MSFARIRHVAIYTENYDKTADFYKTIFGMKQITTGMTDEKGNYNPSRGHISDGVIGLALLQRHAGIRSGLDHYGFEVQSSETVLERLRKKYPELRVATSLEHVPFSVLRIQDPAGTHIDVSQQGVAKVREGYLEQGWEQPRRLHHVAIRAGRPPLLADFYQDVFELRPVESGSEKGSTLRLTSKGQLCLSDGKVSIVIIPTENNSYRSMTEGLDHIGFKVEGLKQAEEDLEELSRSHPESRPKKIDLGRFGPVTQREIDSCMIGARSLADPDGVLMDLVER